In Deinococcus proteolyticus MRP, a single genomic region encodes these proteins:
- a CDS encoding DEAD/DEAH box helicase, protein MIELFQFQQAAADTMAQRFHSFIHDPERPRQKGYGALPFYQTLQALTGAGKTPILAEAVAQMRQSQAIEPIVLWVSKAKVVVDQTFVNFTDGGKYHHLLESFYVSPLSNCDPKLIDDDSTALLLLGTVATFNSKERGERLIFGAQVDRGGPSLWERLIERKTAQGYRRPLLIIYDEGHNLSDQQANLLMELKPDAIVLASATPKLPGKMGEIVELLTRNGYSNEDFRTVVDSKAVLDAQLVKREIHLGGYATAEELAIAAMIEDHAALQAKAEELYLNFSPKCIYVCKTNIKGDELKPFTSREAPPIRIWRYLVNECEIDPRKIAVYCNLDVNRAHPLPDEFILFRGGENDYADFIEGDYEHIIFNLSLQEGWDDPECYFAYIDKSMGSETQIEQIIGRVLRQPGSKHYPDPRLNACGFYIHVDEAGVFMDMLKQVRLKLTNEMPSIEIKATGGDRRTLQLQEAREEVVLPTVMLDMQPAADFVMQAIDDVRIYDRDNEASGRVARVTQEVGEASEIERVIWTEQGNAMAVPVRWLFTRFVNRQYPDALAVCDLSDAKFAARVQIGSRAAKQIEQDAQNVVEVFLEHVRISTLPGLHSEIPMVYTDTTNANTFIHSIHPSYSGLNEMELQCAQALDNLGWPWCRNPENGGYALPLLEPGTSRRFFPDFIVWTEDAIWLIDPKGDHLIKQDAGKKIMALESAVSEKPIHVCLITLGEWDKTFNKRNNTGVTAWRLRAGLIGPERFPDFATLLESLVGLKSNVLQPEA, encoded by the coding sequence GTGATCGAGCTTTTTCAATTCCAACAGGCTGCCGCAGACACCATGGCGCAACGATTCCACTCATTCATTCATGACCCCGAACGACCTCGTCAGAAGGGTTATGGTGCTTTGCCCTTCTATCAGACTCTACAGGCACTCACGGGTGCGGGCAAAACTCCTATTTTGGCGGAAGCTGTTGCTCAAATGCGCCAAAGCCAAGCGATTGAGCCAATAGTCCTGTGGGTGTCCAAGGCCAAAGTCGTAGTGGATCAAACCTTTGTAAATTTCACAGATGGTGGAAAATACCATCACTTGCTGGAGAGTTTCTACGTCTCGCCGCTGAGTAACTGCGATCCAAAGTTGATTGATGATGATTCTACAGCGCTTTTGCTACTTGGTACCGTTGCCACGTTCAACAGTAAGGAACGGGGAGAAAGGTTGATCTTTGGGGCACAGGTTGACAGGGGCGGCCCCTCGCTATGGGAACGCCTCATTGAGCGTAAAACGGCGCAGGGCTATCGCCGTCCCCTACTCATCATCTACGACGAGGGGCATAACCTTTCTGATCAACAAGCCAACCTTCTAATGGAACTCAAGCCTGACGCCATCGTTCTGGCTTCAGCTACACCGAAACTCCCTGGAAAAATGGGGGAAATCGTCGAATTACTAACTCGTAATGGTTACTCTAATGAAGACTTTAGGACGGTAGTGGACAGCAAAGCCGTACTAGATGCTCAACTGGTTAAACGAGAGATTCACTTAGGAGGGTATGCCACTGCTGAGGAGCTTGCCATTGCTGCAATGATTGAAGATCATGCAGCACTGCAGGCAAAAGCCGAAGAATTGTACTTGAACTTCTCTCCGAAGTGCATTTACGTTTGCAAGACCAACATCAAGGGCGATGAACTTAAGCCTTTTACTTCACGGGAAGCACCACCAATTAGAATATGGCGCTATTTGGTCAACGAATGCGAAATAGATCCGCGAAAGATAGCTGTTTATTGCAATCTTGACGTGAACCGTGCTCATCCCCTGCCGGATGAATTCATTCTCTTTCGAGGTGGCGAAAACGACTATGCCGATTTCATTGAGGGGGACTACGAACACATCATTTTTAACCTGAGCCTACAGGAAGGTTGGGATGATCCAGAATGCTATTTCGCCTATATAGACAAGAGTATGGGCTCAGAAACCCAGATTGAGCAGATCATTGGACGGGTGCTCAGACAACCGGGAAGTAAACATTATCCTGACCCACGCCTCAACGCCTGCGGCTTTTATATCCATGTAGATGAGGCAGGCGTATTTATGGATATGCTCAAACAGGTTAGGTTGAAACTAACAAACGAGATGCCATCCATTGAAATTAAAGCCACAGGTGGAGATAGGCGTACCCTACAGCTTCAGGAAGCCCGTGAAGAAGTCGTTCTCCCAACAGTAATGCTTGACATGCAACCTGCCGCCGACTTCGTCATGCAAGCCATTGACGACGTTCGTATCTATGATCGTGATAATGAAGCCAGTGGGCGTGTTGCTCGTGTTACCCAGGAAGTAGGTGAGGCCAGCGAGATCGAGAGGGTCATTTGGACTGAACAGGGCAATGCGATGGCCGTTCCTGTGAGATGGCTCTTCACTAGATTTGTTAACCGCCAGTATCCTGACGCTCTGGCGGTGTGCGACCTTTCGGATGCCAAATTTGCAGCCAGAGTGCAGATTGGCAGCCGAGCAGCAAAGCAAATAGAGCAAGATGCCCAGAATGTGGTGGAAGTTTTCTTAGAACATGTCCGTATTTCCACTTTACCTGGCCTGCACTCCGAAATTCCAATGGTTTACACTGATACCACTAACGCTAATACTTTCATTCATTCCATTCATCCATCCTACAGTGGGTTAAATGAGATGGAACTCCAGTGTGCCCAGGCTCTTGATAACCTCGGATGGCCTTGGTGCCGAAATCCAGAAAACGGCGGTTATGCCCTTCCTCTACTAGAACCTGGCACCAGTAGGCGGTTTTTCCCGGATTTTATCGTGTGGACGGAGGATGCTATCTGGCTAATTGATCCCAAAGGGGATCACCTCATCAAGCAGGACGCAGGCAAAAAAATCATGGCTCTAGAAAGTGCCGTTTCGGAGAAACCTATTCACGTCTGCTTGATCACTCTCGGTGAATGGGACAAGACCTTCAACAAACGTAATAACACTGGAGTTACAGCTTGGCGGCTTCGCGCGGGACTGATTGGGCCGGAGCGGTTCCCTGACTTTGCCACCCTGCTGGAATCTCTTGTTGGGTTAAAGAGTAACGTGCTACAACCTGAAGCATGA
- a CDS encoding site-specific DNA-methyltransferase translates to MTGPSTPQEQPSPDLIGVSTAPLLAPTNQLNLDLPESGIRLEYPGRLSVRRILGKLQPRSQKILKEFSAGSKQAKLENLLIEGDNLQVMASLYRYRGQVDLIIADPPYNTGNDFRYNDRWNDDPNDPDPGQLVTSDDGARHTKWMRFMAPRLEMMKAMLRPGGVCAVCIDERELFRLGMLMDDTFGESNRLAIINWQKSYSAKNDSAHVSTATEYVLVYARVREKAKTGLLERTESMNARYRSVDGDPHVWRSGDLGAKPHAKPEDYGIQSPFTGVIHYPAGNGRWRRKKSEIKKALEAYGSQYVEIADPNSTLPSLVLKGTSLLNGKLETPPEIVAKAAKRAHHFRETEIWPEVIFLSDGLGRPSLKRYLKDVKQGKVPLTFWADEEYEEPLTLGSQSWVHAESGHSQAGITELAEIIGSRHGFETVKPLKLITKIIQLWCPSNGLVLDPFAGSGTTGHAVLKMNHDTGSSRKFILIEQSRPERGDPYARTLTAERLKRVISGKWAKGKQPPLAGGFTFKTSCKQIDHDAVLAMQREEMVDLILMSHWDNKNRKGPMLETLTHKGYKYLVAKDISNNGYFLVWDGPHAKTPLSVSIMTDIIKEAADEGLKQPYHVYARTSHLMAKNIIFYQIPDEILRRIGFHEDISDEVQE, encoded by the coding sequence ATGACCGGACCATCTACACCGCAAGAACAACCTTCACCAGATTTAATTGGTGTTTCAACAGCGCCACTGCTGGCACCAACCAATCAGCTCAACCTTGACCTTCCTGAGTCTGGCATTCGTTTGGAATATCCTGGACGGCTGAGCGTTCGCCGGATTCTTGGAAAGTTACAGCCGCGCAGTCAGAAGATTTTGAAGGAATTTTCTGCGGGGTCGAAACAGGCCAAGTTGGAAAACCTATTGATTGAGGGCGATAATCTTCAGGTCATGGCCTCGCTTTACCGTTATCGCGGCCAAGTCGATCTGATCATCGCTGATCCACCGTATAACACTGGAAACGACTTCCGATACAACGATAGATGGAACGATGATCCCAACGATCCTGATCCTGGGCAATTAGTTACATCAGATGATGGTGCCCGTCACACTAAGTGGATGCGCTTTATGGCCCCCCGCCTAGAGATGATGAAAGCTATGCTTCGCCCAGGTGGAGTATGTGCAGTGTGTATTGACGAACGTGAACTCTTCCGCCTTGGCATGTTGATGGATGACACCTTCGGTGAAAGCAATAGGTTAGCGATCATCAATTGGCAAAAGTCATATTCAGCGAAAAACGACAGTGCTCATGTCTCAACGGCTACTGAGTACGTCCTGGTTTATGCCCGAGTACGTGAAAAAGCGAAAACTGGCCTGCTTGAACGGACTGAATCCATGAATGCACGTTATCGCAGTGTTGACGGTGACCCACATGTGTGGCGCTCTGGTGACCTAGGCGCTAAGCCACATGCCAAACCGGAGGATTATGGTATTCAGTCCCCCTTCACTGGCGTGATTCATTATCCCGCAGGGAATGGCCGTTGGCGACGCAAAAAGTCCGAAATTAAGAAAGCGCTAGAGGCCTATGGCAGTCAATATGTTGAGATCGCCGATCCAAATTCCACACTTCCATCACTCGTATTGAAGGGGACTTCCCTACTCAACGGTAAGCTGGAAACCCCTCCAGAAATCGTGGCTAAAGCTGCCAAACGAGCACATCACTTCCGAGAAACAGAAATTTGGCCTGAGGTCATCTTTTTGAGTGATGGTCTGGGACGACCCAGTTTGAAGCGTTATCTCAAAGATGTGAAGCAGGGCAAGGTGCCGCTGACCTTCTGGGCTGATGAAGAGTACGAAGAACCACTTACCTTGGGAAGTCAATCTTGGGTTCATGCAGAGAGTGGACATAGTCAGGCGGGGATTACTGAACTCGCTGAAATCATCGGTTCAAGACATGGTTTTGAGACGGTCAAACCACTCAAATTGATCACCAAGATTATCCAGTTGTGGTGTCCGTCTAATGGACTTGTGCTTGATCCGTTCGCTGGGTCAGGTACGACAGGTCATGCCGTTCTGAAGATGAATCATGACACTGGTAGCAGTCGCAAGTTCATTCTGATTGAGCAGAGTCGTCCTGAACGCGGCGATCCCTATGCTAGAACACTAACAGCCGAGCGCTTGAAGAGAGTGATTTCTGGCAAGTGGGCTAAAGGTAAACAGCCACCACTTGCAGGGGGCTTCACTTTCAAGACTAGCTGTAAACAGATTGACCATGATGCGGTACTTGCCATGCAGAGAGAGGAGATGGTTGATCTCATCCTGATGTCACACTGGGACAACAAAAACCGCAAAGGCCCTATGCTAGAGACGTTAACTCACAAAGGCTATAAATATCTTGTAGCTAAGGATATCAGCAACAATGGGTACTTCCTCGTCTGGGACGGCCCCCACGCTAAGACGCCTCTGTCAGTAAGCATCATGACTGATATCATCAAAGAAGCTGCCGATGAGGGACTGAAGCAGCCTTACCATGTGTACGCTCGCACTTCGCACCTGATGGCTAAGAACATCATTTTCTACCAGATTCCGGATGAAATCCTACGTCGCATAGGGTTCCACGAAGACATTTCAGACGAGGTTCAGGAGTGA
- a CDS encoding helix-turn-helix domain-containing protein, with amino-acid sequence MDNWEDVLTAQEAGHLLGISTERVLQYARGGRLSHVRKGKQYLFSRQDVEQFKTTMQPRGRPARRDNKSCDNTRIRLE; translated from the coding sequence ATGGATAACTGGGAAGATGTGCTCACTGCACAAGAGGCGGGTCATCTACTGGGAATCTCGACTGAGCGAGTATTACAGTATGCCCGCGGGGGACGTCTTTCTCATGTTCGGAAAGGAAAGCAGTATCTGTTTTCCCGCCAAGACGTAGAGCAATTTAAGACAACTATGCAACCGCGAGGTCGGCCTGCCAGACGGGATAATAAATCTTGTGATAACACAAGGATTCGACTAGAATAG
- a CDS encoding LexA family protein, with the protein MSPLDHAPRQREILEQVAALEAAHQPVTTQSLTHALSLPRQNVRQYLLALRDKGLIHYEASDRQRALITLTEEGRKLTEHSYPVLGTVAAGHPILAEGEIQRYVTRLEDVLDLKPGDFLLPVSGDSMIGAGIFDGDLVAIRPSQAEPLRGEIVLVLLPDVSTATLKRWNRLNGVVSLHSENPAYAPIVVPATSVEIQGCLVGHVGTGRARKSLPMPRVTNG; encoded by the coding sequence ATGTCCCCCCTGGACCATGCCCCACGCCAACGCGAAATTCTGGAGCAGGTTGCGGCCCTTGAAGCAGCACATCAACCTGTCACTACTCAGAGTCTGACTCATGCCCTTTCACTACCTAGACAGAACGTGCGGCAATACCTACTGGCCCTGCGTGATAAGGGCCTTATCCATTACGAAGCCAGTGATCGTCAGCGAGCATTAATTACTCTGACCGAGGAAGGGCGAAAGCTAACGGAACATAGTTATCCCGTACTTGGAACTGTCGCCGCAGGGCATCCCATTCTGGCGGAAGGGGAAATCCAACGCTATGTCACCCGCCTAGAGGATGTCCTTGACCTCAAACCAGGAGATTTCCTACTGCCCGTCTCTGGCGACAGTATGATCGGGGCAGGCATCTTCGACGGTGACCTCGTCGCTATCCGTCCAAGCCAGGCCGAACCCCTCAGAGGTGAAATCGTGCTGGTGCTCCTGCCGGATGTAAGCACCGCTACCCTGAAAAGATGGAACCGACTCAATGGCGTGGTGTCGCTACACAGCGAGAATCCAGCCTACGCGCCCATCGTGGTTCCAGCGACGAGTGTGGAAATTCAGGGCTGTCTCGTAGGGCATGTGGGGACGGGACGTGCGCGGAAATCGTTGCCAATGCCCAGGGTGACTAATGGATAA
- a CDS encoding YifB family Mg chelatase-like AAA ATPase, giving the protein MLARVRSAALVGVDAVPVEVEVDVSPGLPSFMVVGLPDQAVSEARERVRAAIRNSGLPFPAARITVNLAPADLRKEGPLYDLPIALGVLAAQEQVPLEALRGVICAGELALDGSLRPVAGAVNLALLAAELDLPALVPAGSAEEAALIEVPVYGAGTLLDAVRHLTGQTPLPLTAPPQPEADWPAGPDLADVKGQTAAKRALEIAAAGGHNLLMVGSPGSGKTMLARRAAGLLPPLTRAEALEVTRIHSAAGLLTRGGLLGAAPYRHPHHTVSDAGLIGGGSIPKPGEVSLAHRGLLFLDEFPEFSRKALETLRQPLEDGRVTISRARASVEYPARFQLIAAMNPCPCGHLGDPERPCTCTPAQRTRYQARLSGPLLDRIDLTVQVPRLTVDELTRAPQGESTAHVNKNANCDSYKLGETEVRRAA; this is encoded by the coding sequence TTGCTAGCCCGTGTCCGCAGCGCGGCCCTGGTCGGGGTGGACGCGGTGCCGGTAGAGGTGGAAGTGGACGTTTCGCCGGGCCTGCCGTCCTTTATGGTGGTGGGCCTGCCTGACCAGGCGGTGAGCGAGGCCCGCGAGCGGGTACGGGCGGCCATTCGCAATTCGGGCCTGCCTTTTCCGGCCGCCCGTATCACCGTGAATCTGGCTCCTGCCGACCTCCGCAAGGAAGGTCCGCTGTACGACCTGCCCATTGCTCTGGGCGTGCTGGCCGCGCAGGAGCAGGTGCCGCTGGAAGCGCTGCGCGGCGTCATCTGTGCCGGTGAGCTGGCCCTGGACGGATCGCTGCGCCCGGTGGCGGGGGCGGTGAACCTGGCCCTGCTGGCCGCCGAGCTGGACCTGCCCGCGCTGGTGCCTGCCGGCAGTGCCGAAGAAGCCGCGCTGATTGAGGTTCCCGTGTACGGAGCCGGCACCCTGCTGGACGCGGTGCGGCACCTGACGGGCCAGACCCCGCTGCCGCTGACCGCGCCCCCGCAGCCTGAAGCCGACTGGCCTGCTGGCCCCGATCTGGCCGACGTCAAGGGCCAGACGGCTGCCAAGCGGGCTCTGGAAATCGCGGCGGCCGGTGGCCACAACCTGCTGATGGTGGGCAGTCCCGGCAGCGGCAAAACCATGCTGGCCCGCCGCGCCGCCGGGCTGCTGCCGCCGCTCACCCGCGCCGAGGCGCTGGAGGTCACCCGCATTCATTCGGCGGCGGGGCTGCTCACGCGGGGTGGGCTGCTGGGAGCTGCGCCCTACCGCCACCCGCACCACACCGTGTCCGACGCCGGTCTGATCGGCGGCGGCAGTATTCCCAAGCCCGGTGAGGTGAGCCTGGCGCACCGGGGGCTGCTGTTTCTGGACGAATTTCCGGAGTTTTCCCGCAAGGCCCTGGAAACCCTGCGCCAGCCGCTGGAAGACGGCCGGGTGACCATCTCGCGTGCGCGGGCCAGTGTGGAGTACCCGGCCCGCTTTCAGCTGATCGCCGCGATGAATCCTTGCCCCTGCGGGCACCTGGGCGACCCGGAGCGGCCCTGCACCTGCACGCCCGCGCAGCGCACCCGCTATCAGGCCCGGCTGAGCGGCCCGCTGCTGGACCGCATTGACCTCACCGTGCAGGTGCCGCGCCTGACGGTGGACGAGCTGACCCGCGCTCCCCAGGGAGAAAGCACCGCGCATGTCAATAAAAACGCTAACTGCGACTCGTACAAATTGGGTGAGACTGAAGTCAGGCGGGCGGCCTGA
- the tatA gene encoding twin-arginine translocase TatA/TatE family subunit, translated as MNLGPMEILVILLVALVLFGPSRLPELGKSLGKGIREFKRGTQGLKDELELSMKDAPAASPSAQSQPVHSQSVQGQPIHSQPVQPQPVPAAPMPAAASAQPAEQVVYAAAPGSVAPAAAEQPVPAQPQPMQPQSMQPQPTQPLRASDLAVPPVVETPVEGGPVSSHRA; from the coding sequence ATGAACCTCGGTCCGATGGAAATTCTGGTCATTCTGCTGGTGGCGCTGGTCCTATTCGGCCCCAGCCGCCTGCCCGAGCTGGGCAAGAGCCTGGGCAAGGGCATCCGTGAATTCAAGCGCGGTACCCAGGGCCTCAAAGACGAGCTGGAACTGAGCATGAAAGATGCCCCGGCTGCGTCTCCGTCCGCACAGAGCCAGCCTGTACACAGTCAGTCCGTGCAGGGCCAGCCCATACACAGTCAGCCTGTCCAGCCTCAGCCGGTGCCGGCCGCGCCCATGCCGGCCGCAGCTTCCGCCCAGCCTGCCGAGCAGGTGGTGTACGCGGCTGCCCCGGGAAGCGTGGCCCCGGCCGCGGCGGAACAACCTGTGCCCGCCCAGCCCCAGCCTATGCAGCCCCAGTCCATGCAACCTCAGCCCACCCAGCCCCTGCGGGCGTCCGACCTGGCGGTGCCCCCCGTCGTCGAAACCCCGGTGGAAGGCGGACCGGTGTCCTCTCACCGAGCCTGA